Proteins encoded by one window of Streptomyces sp. LX-29:
- a CDS encoding serine hydrolase, with translation MNTEALLRDLRARLHDGGLHGCLLVRDLHTGEELGIEPDTQLPSASLVKVPLALATAERIRRGEVDGATPVEVQPGRITTPGPTGLSRFRHPARIAIDDLLYLSTCLSDGAAADALFEITPPAHVTDILHGLDLRGITVRHRTHELSDTPVERFDAAQAHLAHALAIEAGTGGRGHRVPQLDTTRANTGSARAWVDLLQALWTPSAIHPDVAEQVRGLMAHNVLRHRLAPDFSSDATTWSSKTGTLLNLRHEIGVVEHSDGQTFAIAVLTESLVPASVQPGADALMAQAARSLRDHLRQL, from the coding sequence ATGAACACCGAGGCACTCCTTCGCGATCTGCGCGCGCGGCTCCACGACGGCGGCCTGCACGGCTGCCTGCTCGTACGGGATCTGCACACGGGGGAAGAGCTGGGGATCGAGCCGGACACCCAGCTGCCTTCCGCGTCCCTGGTGAAGGTCCCGCTCGCGCTGGCGACGGCGGAGCGCATCCGACGGGGCGAGGTGGACGGAGCGACCCCGGTCGAGGTGCAACCGGGGCGGATCACCACGCCCGGCCCGACCGGGCTGAGCCGGTTCCGCCATCCCGCCCGGATCGCGATCGACGACCTGCTGTACCTGAGCACCTGCCTGAGCGACGGTGCGGCCGCCGACGCACTGTTCGAGATCACCCCGCCCGCCCACGTCACCGACATCCTGCATGGGCTCGACCTCCGCGGCATCACCGTCCGGCACCGCACGCACGAGCTGTCCGACACTCCCGTGGAACGCTTCGACGCCGCTCAGGCCCATCTCGCCCACGCCCTCGCCATCGAGGCCGGCACGGGCGGCCGCGGGCACCGGGTGCCCCAACTCGACACCACCCGTGCCAACACCGGCAGCGCACGGGCCTGGGTCGACCTCCTTCAGGCCCTGTGGACTCCGTCGGCGATCCACCCCGACGTGGCCGAACAGGTACGTGGTCTCATGGCCCACAACGTCCTTCGGCACCGGCTCGCCCCGGACTTCAGCTCCGACGCCACGACCTGGTCCTCCAAGACCGGCACCCTCCTGAACCTGCGCCACGAGATCGGCGTCGTCGAGCACTCCGACGGCCAGACCTTCGCCATCGCCGTCCTGACCGAGTCACTCGTTCCGGCCAGCGTCCAGCCCGGCGCCGACGCCCTCATGGCGCAGGCCGCCCGCAGCCTGCGCGACCACCTGCGGCAGCTGTAG
- a CDS encoding translation initiation factor 2 yields the protein MGALLDGLAVNPAAPADLLLRLLREEYESAWYVLASRRASFPEEVTAAIVTHPHPRVRGALARNPFVDPEVRGLLVDDQEWLVRARLVGRPDRTRPVRPLPDWVIDRMLTTYDHDFLSELLVSRQIPFRLRRSYGTHPLASIRQMATGMWTLLSEDERVALLKDPHPRVRASAESMLETDDAEAMERQLGPLPAPRNHGTGLILVNYRLSRNVVDWLLRDPHPDNSWVLAHNHSTPPDVVAGLLAHPDPKVRLELAHRADLAPALVETLARDLDPRVRTAISLRPELTEDERAAIDYTATTDEEFGPIEHHVVAAPDPAVSAGYARSRHPLLRRRAARDPALPAELVVRLARDDDLGVRVLLAHNHPSPPPELLLRSYLEHRRPARDLLTEHLCFPVAGLGARFADADAPDERRLAVLDPGLAPGTADRLTRDPDPAIRAGAARHPRLPAGRLLALLDDEELGEHAAANPALSVTVMRGLLTSTAVPSKKR from the coding sequence ATGGGCGCGCTGCTCGACGGCCTCGCCGTCAACCCCGCCGCCCCTGCTGACCTGTTGCTGCGGCTGCTGCGGGAGGAGTACGAGAGCGCCTGGTACGTCCTGGCCTCCCGGCGTGCCTCCTTCCCCGAGGAGGTGACGGCCGCGATCGTCACCCACCCCCACCCGCGGGTCCGCGGCGCCCTGGCCCGCAACCCGTTCGTGGATCCCGAGGTGCGCGGGCTGCTCGTGGACGATCAGGAATGGCTCGTCCGGGCCCGCCTCGTCGGCAGGCCGGACAGGACGCGGCCCGTCCGCCCGCTGCCCGACTGGGTGATCGACCGGATGCTCACGACATACGACCACGACTTCCTGAGCGAGTTGCTGGTGTCCCGGCAGATCCCCTTTCGTCTGCGACGCTCGTACGGCACCCACCCCTTGGCCTCGATCCGGCAGATGGCCACCGGCATGTGGACCCTGCTGTCGGAGGACGAACGGGTGGCGTTGCTCAAGGATCCGCACCCGCGGGTGCGGGCGAGCGCGGAGAGCATGCTGGAGACCGACGACGCGGAGGCGATGGAGCGCCAGCTCGGGCCGCTGCCCGCGCCACGCAACCACGGGACCGGGCTGATCCTCGTCAACTACCGGCTCTCCAGGAACGTCGTCGACTGGCTGCTGCGCGACCCCCACCCCGACAACTCCTGGGTCCTCGCTCACAACCACAGCACTCCGCCGGACGTCGTCGCCGGACTGCTCGCACACCCCGATCCGAAGGTCAGGCTGGAGCTGGCCCACCGCGCCGACCTCGCCCCCGCGCTTGTGGAGACCCTCGCGCGCGACCTCGACCCGCGCGTGCGCACCGCGATCTCCCTACGGCCTGAACTGACCGAGGACGAGCGGGCGGCGATCGACTACACGGCGACCACCGATGAGGAGTTCGGGCCGATCGAACACCATGTCGTCGCGGCCCCCGATCCTGCCGTGTCCGCCGGGTACGCCCGCTCGCGTCACCCGCTGCTCCGACGCCGGGCCGCTCGGGACCCCGCGCTGCCCGCCGAGCTCGTCGTACGGCTCGCGCGGGACGACGACCTGGGCGTCCGGGTGCTGCTCGCCCACAACCACCCGTCGCCGCCGCCGGAGCTGTTGCTGCGCAGCTATCTGGAGCACCGGCGTCCCGCCCGTGATCTGCTCACCGAGCACCTGTGCTTCCCCGTCGCGGGCCTGGGCGCACGCTTCGCGGACGCGGACGCACCCGACGAGCGGCGCCTGGCCGTGCTCGACCCCGGTCTCGCCCCCGGCACCGCCGACCGGCTCACCCGCGACCCCGACCCGGCGATCCGCGCGGGGGCGGCCCGCCATCCCCGGCTGCCGGCCGGGCGGCTGCTCGCCCTCCTCGACGACGAAGAGCTGGGTGAACACGCCGCCGCCAACCCGGCTCTGTCCGTGACCGTGATGCGCGGTCTGCTCACCTCGACGGCGGTACCCAGCAAGAAGCGCTGA